In Pseudonocardia sp. C8, one genomic interval encodes:
- a CDS encoding LLM class flavin-dependent oxidoreductase: protein MQFGIFSVSDITTDPTNGRTPTEAERIKNVVTIARKAEEVGLDVFALGEHHNPPFFSSSPTTTLGYLAGVTDTLQLSTATTLITTNDPVKIAEDYAMLQHLADGRVDLMLGRGNTGPVYPWFGQDIRNGLHLAIENYALLRKLWDTEVVDWEGKFRTPLQGFTSTPRPLDGVAPFVWHGSIRSPEIAEQAAYYGDGFFHNHIFWPASHTRRMVEFYRTRWEHHGHGPAERAIVGLGGQVFMRPNSQDAVAEFRPYFDNAPVYGHGPSLEDFSRETPLTVGSPQQVIERTLGFREYVGDYQRQLFLIDHAGLPLKTVLEQLDILGEEVVPVLRREFAALRPAGVPDAPTHASLVADRDARKEQEAA, encoded by the coding sequence GTGCAGTTCGGCATCTTCTCGGTCAGCGACATCACGACCGACCCGACGAACGGCCGCACGCCCACCGAGGCGGAGCGGATCAAGAACGTCGTCACCATCGCCCGCAAGGCGGAGGAGGTCGGGCTGGACGTCTTCGCGCTCGGCGAGCACCACAACCCGCCGTTCTTCTCGTCCTCGCCGACGACGACGCTCGGCTACCTCGCCGGCGTCACCGACACCCTGCAGCTCTCGACGGCCACGACGCTGATCACCACCAACGACCCGGTGAAGATCGCGGAGGACTACGCGATGCTGCAGCACCTGGCCGACGGCCGGGTCGACCTGATGCTCGGCCGCGGCAACACCGGCCCGGTGTACCCGTGGTTCGGCCAGGACATCCGCAACGGCCTGCACCTGGCGATCGAGAACTACGCGCTGCTGCGCAAGCTCTGGGACACCGAGGTGGTCGACTGGGAGGGGAAGTTCCGCACCCCGCTGCAGGGCTTCACCTCGACCCCGCGCCCGCTGGACGGCGTCGCGCCGTTCGTCTGGCACGGCTCCATCCGCAGCCCGGAGATCGCCGAGCAGGCCGCATACTACGGCGACGGCTTCTTCCACAACCACATCTTCTGGCCGGCGTCGCACACCCGGCGGATGGTCGAGTTCTACCGCACCCGCTGGGAGCACCACGGGCACGGACCGGCCGAGCGCGCGATCGTCGGCCTGGGCGGCCAGGTGTTCATGCGGCCGAACTCGCAGGACGCGGTGGCCGAGTTCCGCCCGTACTTCGACAACGCCCCGGTCTACGGGCACGGGCCGTCGCTGGAGGACTTCAGCCGGGAGACGCCGCTGACCGTGGGGAGCCCGCAGCAGGTCATCGAGCGGACCCTCGGGTTCCGCGAGTACGTCGGTGACTACCAGCGCCAGCTGTTCCTGATCGACCATGCGGGGCTGCCGCTGAAGACGGTGCTGGAGCAGCTCGACATCCTCGGTGAGGAGGTCGTGCCGGTGCTGCGTCGCGAGTTCGCCGCGCTGCGCCCGGCGGGTGTGCCGGACGCGCCCACCCACGCGTCCCTGGTCGCGGACCGGGACGCCCGCAAGGAGCAGGAGGCCGCCTGA
- a CDS encoding M15 family metallopeptidase produces the protein MTSPAPAPTATRATRSTVAVAVVVAIVGALGYQSWAASSSSLPHGPRADSVPAAGPEGIPRPAQDGPRQHLPPGDDDRAGDGAGGVAGGVVPGGVTVFDDEFPAVSELDPALLTALHRAAEDAAPGGVTFYVNSGWRSPEYQDQLRREATSRYGSEKEAARWVATADTSRHVSGDAVDLGGSDAVAWLSSYGAGYGLCQVYRNEPWHFELRPDAVDRGCPGMYADPTHDPRLQQ, from the coding sequence ATGACCTCCCCCGCACCGGCACCGACCGCAACCCGCGCCACCCGATCGACGGTCGCCGTCGCCGTGGTCGTCGCGATCGTCGGGGCACTCGGCTACCAGTCGTGGGCGGCCTCGTCCTCGTCGCTCCCGCACGGTCCCCGCGCCGACTCCGTTCCCGCAGCGGGTCCGGAAGGGATCCCCCGGCCGGCACAGGACGGCCCGCGGCAGCACCTTCCCCCGGGCGACGACGACCGCGCCGGCGATGGTGCCGGCGGCGTGGCCGGTGGTGTCGTCCCCGGCGGCGTGACGGTCTTCGACGACGAGTTCCCGGCCGTGTCCGAACTCGACCCGGCACTGCTCACCGCCCTCCATCGGGCCGCGGAGGATGCCGCGCCCGGCGGGGTCACGTTCTACGTCAACAGCGGCTGGCGTTCCCCGGAGTACCAGGATCAGCTGCGTCGCGAGGCCACCTCCCGGTACGGCTCGGAGAAGGAAGCCGCCCGGTGGGTGGCCACGGCGGACACCTCCCGGCACGTCTCCGGGGACGCGGTCGACCTCGGGGGGTCCGATGCCGTGGCGTGGCTGTCCAGCTACGGCGCCGGCTACGGGCTGTGCCAGGTCTACCGCAACGAACCCTGGCACTTCGAGCTGCGCCCCGACGCCGTCGATCGCGGTTGCCCGGGCATGTACGCCGACCCCACACACGATCCGAGGTTGCAGCAGTGA
- a CDS encoding maleylpyruvate isomerase family mycothiol-dependent enzyme: MSIDPRTVPQPELRSAIAEERVALADDLAGLTDDEWRAPSLCTGWTVHEVVAHVSQSGFPHTWAWIAAAIRHGGPDGGEDVRTRARAARHTPAELVEQLRASASSTYRLPLSNRWDPYVDLLVHGQDALRPLGRTHPVPTRLLAPALTFAWHSPLYGVRRRLRTVRFVATDLDWSAGDGPLELHGPAGDLLLAVTGRPAGLAGLTGSGREAAAATLGG; the protein is encoded by the coding sequence ATGAGCATCGATCCCCGCACCGTCCCGCAGCCCGAGCTGCGCTCCGCGATCGCCGAGGAGCGCGTCGCGCTCGCCGACGACCTCGCCGGCCTGACCGACGACGAGTGGCGGGCACCGTCGCTGTGCACCGGCTGGACCGTGCACGAGGTCGTCGCGCACGTCTCGCAGTCCGGGTTCCCGCACACCTGGGCGTGGATCGCGGCGGCGATCCGGCACGGCGGCCCGGACGGCGGCGAGGACGTCCGCACCCGGGCCCGGGCGGCCCGCCACACGCCGGCCGAGCTGGTCGAGCAGCTGCGGGCCAGCGCGTCCTCGACCTACCGGCTGCCGCTCAGCAACCGCTGGGATCCCTACGTCGACCTGCTCGTCCACGGCCAGGACGCGTTGCGCCCGCTCGGCCGGACCCACCCGGTACCCACCCGGCTGCTCGCCCCCGCGCTCACCTTCGCCTGGCACAGCCCGCTGTACGGCGTGCGGCGACGGCTGCGGACGGTCCGGTTCGTGGCCACCGACCTGGACTGGAGCGCCGGTGACGGCCCGCTCGAGCTCCACGGACCGGCCGGGGACCTGCTGCTCGCGGTGACCGGCCGCCCGGCCGGGCTCGCGGGCCTGACCGGCAGCGGCCGGGAGGCGGCCGCCGCGACCCTGGGCGGCTGA
- a CDS encoding response regulator transcription factor, translating into MRVLVVEDEPYLAEAIRDGLRLAAIAADLAGDGATALELLDINTYDIAVLDRDVPGPSGDEIAARIVASGSGMPILMLTAADRLDDKATGFELGADDYLTKPFELRELVLRLRALDRRRAHHRPPVREIAGLRLDPFRREVYRDGRHVALTRKQFAVLEVLVAAEGGVVSAEDLLERAWDENADPFTNAVRITVSALRKRLGEPGIITTVAGVGYRIDTERGSPERADSSAPGSLA; encoded by the coding sequence GTGCGCGTGTTGGTCGTCGAGGACGAGCCCTACCTGGCAGAAGCGATCCGCGACGGGCTGCGACTGGCCGCGATCGCAGCGGATCTCGCCGGTGACGGTGCCACCGCACTGGAGCTGCTGGACATCAACACCTACGACATCGCCGTCCTCGACCGCGACGTCCCCGGGCCCTCCGGAGACGAGATCGCCGCACGCATCGTCGCCTCCGGCAGCGGCATGCCGATCCTCATGCTCACCGCCGCCGACCGGCTCGACGACAAGGCGACCGGGTTCGAGCTCGGCGCCGACGACTACCTCACCAAGCCGTTCGAGCTCCGCGAGCTCGTGCTCCGCCTCCGGGCTCTCGACCGCAGGCGCGCACACCACCGGCCACCGGTGCGCGAGATCGCGGGCCTGCGTCTGGACCCGTTCCGCCGCGAGGTCTACCGCGACGGCCGCCACGTCGCGCTCACCCGGAAACAGTTCGCGGTGCTCGAGGTCCTCGTCGCGGCCGAGGGCGGCGTCGTCAGCGCCGAGGACCTCCTGGAACGGGCGTGGGACGAGAACGCCGACCCGTTCACCAACGCCGTCCGTATCACCGTCTCGGCCCTGCGCAAGCGGCTCGGCGAGCCCGGGATCATCACCACCGTGGCCGGCGTCGGCTACCGCATCGACACCGAGCGGGGCTCGCCGGAGCGAGCGGACAGCTCGGCACCCGGCTCCCTGGCGTGA
- a CDS encoding VOC family protein has product MSTDTAALDAERDRIRATHLKPVGERPASTARGLHHTALVSSDVERTVRFYQDVLGFPLTELIENRDYPGSSHFFFDIGNGNLLAFFDFPGLDIGPYAEVLGGLHHIAISVEQSTWDEIVARLTEAGVEHEVHSGVSVYFRDPDGARVELIADPLGEMYGHHVL; this is encoded by the coding sequence GTGAGCACCGACACCGCCGCCCTCGACGCCGAGCGCGACCGCATCCGCGCGACCCACCTCAAGCCGGTGGGCGAGCGGCCGGCCTCGACCGCCCGCGGGCTGCACCACACGGCCCTGGTCAGCTCGGACGTCGAGCGGACCGTACGCTTCTACCAGGACGTCCTCGGCTTCCCTCTCACCGAGCTGATCGAGAACCGGGACTACCCGGGGTCGTCGCACTTCTTCTTCGACATCGGCAACGGGAACCTGCTCGCGTTCTTCGACTTCCCGGGCCTCGACATCGGCCCCTACGCCGAGGTGCTCGGCGGGCTGCACCACATCGCGATCAGCGTCGAGCAGTCGACCTGGGACGAGATCGTGGCCCGGCTGACCGAGGCCGGGGTCGAGCACGAGGTGCACTCGGGCGTCTCGGTGTACTTCCGCGACCCGGACGGCGCCCGGGTCGAGCTGATCGCCGACCCGCTCGGCGAGATGTACGGCCACCACGTGCTCTGA
- a CDS encoding MarR family winged helix-turn-helix transcriptional regulator, whose translation MTRWLDEREQTAWRSYLRMQSRLQAELHRRLQADSGLSLADFEVLVALTDRPDERARVLELATSLEWEKSRLSHHLARMQKRGLIGREECGEDGRGNVVVLTREGRAAIEAAAPAHVETVRELVFDALPDDDVAALARISAAVLARLGGA comes from the coding sequence GTGACACGGTGGCTGGACGAGCGCGAGCAGACGGCCTGGCGGAGCTATCTGCGCATGCAGTCCCGGCTCCAGGCCGAGCTACACCGGCGGCTGCAGGCGGACTCGGGGCTCTCGCTGGCCGACTTCGAGGTGCTCGTCGCGCTCACCGACCGGCCGGACGAGCGCGCGCGGGTGCTCGAGCTGGCGACGTCACTGGAGTGGGAGAAGAGCCGCCTGTCGCACCACCTGGCCCGGATGCAGAAGCGCGGGCTCATCGGCCGTGAGGAGTGCGGCGAGGACGGCCGGGGCAACGTCGTCGTCCTCACCCGGGAGGGGCGGGCCGCGATCGAGGCGGCCGCGCCGGCGCACGTCGAGACCGTGCGCGAGCTGGTCTTCGACGCCCTGCCCGACGACGACGTGGCCGCACTCGCCCGCATCTCCGCCGCCGTGCTGGCCCGCCTCGGCGGGGCGTGA
- a CDS encoding alpha/beta hydrolase fold domain-containing protein, giving the protein MTASTGTPTLPGRLGDPGMTIGTDPRADPRMLAVLREFGLTDHPAPAPLGPAAGRPALLGFADAAEEAFEGLFAALASSWAPVAGVTREVRTVEGDGGPVTLHVHRPDRVDGPLPCLYQVHGGGMVMLATEGPLYRHWRDELAAAGAVVVGVEYRNGGGRLGAHPFPAGLDDCVTGLCWVADHLGELGASHVVVTGDSGGANLSLGLALRAKWDGWVDTIAGVYAQCPYILGDWVDPPAELGSLRECDGYWLDRMLFPLLAEIYDPGAAHADDPTCWPLAARPDDLAGLPPHVVTCNELDPLRDEGLAYHRKLLAAGVLSVGRINPGLCHVGELLFRQAMPEVYAAAVRDVVGFARSVG; this is encoded by the coding sequence ATGACGGCTTCGACCGGTACGCCCACACTCCCGGGGCGCCTCGGTGACCCGGGGATGACGATCGGGACCGATCCGCGGGCCGACCCGCGGATGCTCGCCGTGCTTCGCGAGTTCGGGCTGACCGACCATCCGGCTCCCGCCCCATTGGGCCCGGCCGCGGGCCGGCCGGCGCTGCTCGGGTTCGCGGATGCGGCGGAGGAGGCTTTCGAGGGGCTGTTCGCCGCCCTCGCCTCGTCGTGGGCGCCGGTCGCCGGTGTCACGCGCGAGGTCCGGACCGTGGAGGGCGATGGTGGTCCGGTCACCCTGCACGTGCACCGCCCGGACAGGGTGGACGGCCCGCTGCCGTGCCTGTACCAGGTGCACGGCGGCGGGATGGTGATGCTGGCGACCGAGGGGCCGCTCTACCGGCACTGGCGCGATGAGCTGGCGGCCGCGGGGGCCGTGGTCGTCGGGGTCGAGTACCGCAACGGCGGCGGCCGGCTCGGCGCGCACCCCTTCCCGGCCGGGCTCGACGACTGCGTCACCGGCCTGTGCTGGGTCGCCGACCATCTCGGCGAACTCGGTGCGAGCCACGTGGTGGTCACCGGGGACTCCGGCGGGGCGAACCTGTCACTGGGCCTGGCGCTGCGGGCCAAGTGGGACGGGTGGGTGGACACGATCGCGGGGGTCTACGCGCAGTGCCCGTACATCCTGGGCGACTGGGTGGACCCGCCGGCCGAGCTCGGTTCGCTGCGGGAGTGCGACGGGTACTGGCTCGACCGGATGCTGTTCCCGTTGCTCGCCGAGATCTACGACCCGGGGGCCGCGCACGCCGACGATCCCACCTGCTGGCCGCTCGCGGCCCGGCCGGACGACCTCGCCGGACTGCCGCCGCACGTCGTCACCTGCAACGAGCTGGACCCGCTCCGGGACGAGGGGCTCGCCTACCACCGGAAGCTGCTGGCAGCGGGCGTGCTGTCGGTCGGGCGGATCAACCCCGGGCTGTGCCACGTCGGGGAGCTGTTGTTCCGGCAGGCGATGCCCGAGGTGTACGCGGCCGCGGTCCGGGACGTCGTCGGGTTCGCGCGATCGGTGGGGTAG
- a CDS encoding NAD(P)-dependent oxidoreductase, whose protein sequence is MSGKQGPGHGNHSRVLVTGSAGHLGEALVRTLRQDGVPVTGLDVLPSPWTDVVASLTDRAALARALDGVTHVLHTATLHKPHVGSHTRQDFVDTNVSGTLAVLEESAAAGVRGVVFTSSTSAFGRALTPVPGGPATWIDETVVPRVRNVYGATKTAAEELCELAAQDPGLPVVVLRTSRFFPEADDRDDVRERFDDTALKLVEFCHRRVDVADVVSAHLAAARRAPELGFARYVISAPPPFTRDDLAALGRNPAPVLARRAPGVAALLRERGWAVPAVDRVYSPARAVAELGWRPVWDAEAVAARVRDGAAPRSPLADAVGTKGYHAEPTGVYTR, encoded by the coding sequence GTGAGTGGAAAGCAGGGCCCTGGCCACGGCAACCACTCACGAGTGCTGGTCACCGGCAGCGCGGGGCACCTCGGTGAGGCGCTGGTCCGGACCCTCCGGCAGGACGGCGTGCCCGTCACCGGGCTGGACGTGCTGCCCTCGCCGTGGACGGACGTCGTCGCCTCGCTGACCGACCGGGCCGCGCTCGCCCGGGCGCTGGACGGCGTCACGCACGTGCTGCACACCGCGACCCTGCACAAGCCGCACGTCGGCTCGCACACCCGGCAGGACTTCGTCGACACCAACGTCTCCGGGACGCTCGCGGTGCTCGAGGAGTCCGCGGCCGCGGGCGTGCGCGGCGTCGTGTTCACGTCGTCGACCAGCGCGTTCGGGCGGGCCCTCACCCCGGTCCCCGGCGGGCCCGCCACCTGGATCGACGAGACTGTCGTCCCGCGGGTGCGCAACGTCTACGGCGCCACCAAGACCGCGGCCGAGGAGCTGTGCGAGCTGGCGGCGCAGGACCCCGGGCTGCCGGTCGTGGTGCTGCGGACCTCACGGTTCTTCCCGGAGGCCGACGACCGCGACGACGTCCGGGAGCGGTTCGACGACACCGCGCTCAAGCTCGTCGAGTTCTGCCACCGCCGGGTGGACGTCGCCGACGTCGTGTCCGCGCACCTGGCGGCGGCCCGCCGGGCTCCGGAGCTCGGATTCGCGCGGTACGTCATCAGCGCGCCGCCGCCGTTCACCCGCGACGACCTGGCCGCGCTCGGGCGGAACCCGGCGCCGGTGCTGGCCCGCCGGGCGCCGGGGGTGGCGGCGCTGCTGCGCGAGCGCGGCTGGGCCGTCCCCGCGGTGGACCGCGTCTACTCGCCGGCCCGCGCGGTCGCGGAGCTGGGCTGGAGACCGGTGTGGGACGCCGAGGCCGTGGCCGCGCGCGTCCGCGACGGTGCCGCACCCCGCAGCCCGCTGGCCGACGCCGTCGGGACGAAGGGGTACCACGCCGAGCCGACCGGCGTGTACACCCGGTGA
- a CDS encoding VTT domain-containing protein — protein sequence MTGLSDAVAALLAAIPAAPVRSLMVIGLGAFLEGPVVTVAAAALAGAGQLPWWGVWLAALMADVVGDTVLYALGRHGERPAVARVLARVGLTDSRRESLTREVRAHLPRIVIGAKLVDIGAIPAYLAAGLANVGYRRFLTWIAPAAAVRTAVLVGIGYAAGDRLAADLESRPWLLVVGGVAVGVALLVGRLVIVRATAARRREPIR from the coding sequence GTGACGGGACTGTCGGACGCCGTGGCCGCGCTGCTGGCCGCGATCCCGGCCGCACCGGTCCGCTCCCTGATGGTGATCGGGCTCGGCGCGTTCCTGGAGGGCCCGGTCGTCACGGTCGCCGCCGCCGCGCTGGCCGGCGCGGGGCAGCTGCCCTGGTGGGGGGTGTGGCTGGCCGCGCTGATGGCCGACGTCGTCGGGGACACCGTGCTGTACGCGCTCGGCCGGCACGGTGAGCGGCCCGCGGTGGCCCGCGTGCTGGCCCGGGTCGGGCTCACCGACTCCCGCCGCGAGAGCCTCACCCGCGAGGTGCGCGCCCACCTGCCGCGGATCGTGATCGGCGCGAAGCTCGTCGACATCGGGGCGATCCCCGCCTACCTGGCCGCGGGCCTCGCGAACGTCGGGTACCGACGGTTCCTCACCTGGATCGCGCCCGCGGCCGCGGTGCGGACCGCCGTCCTCGTCGGGATCGGGTACGCGGCGGGCGACCGGCTCGCGGCCGACCTGGAGTCGCGGCCGTGGCTGCTGGTCGTCGGCGGTGTCGCCGTCGGGGTCGCGCTGCTCGTGGGCAGGCTCGTGATCGTCCGCGCGACGGCGGCGCGGCGGCGCGAGCCGATCCGCTGA
- a CDS encoding FMN reductase yields MTRRIVVVSAGLSTPSSTRLLADRLATATGDALVRRGEQSEAEVIELREHARDLADHLVTGFPNTALRPVLEAVERADAVIAVTPIFSASYSGLFKTFVDVLDREALAGTPVLVAATGGTARHSLALEHAMRPLFAHLRATVVPTAVFAAPEDWGATDATTSLEGRIERAADELAGIVAARPAAAPTDEFTDVPDFTALLEGSRS; encoded by the coding sequence ATGACCCGCAGGATCGTCGTGGTCAGCGCCGGGCTGTCGACGCCGTCGTCGACCCGGCTGCTGGCCGACCGGCTGGCCACGGCCACCGGGGACGCCCTGGTGCGCCGGGGTGAGCAGAGCGAGGCCGAGGTGATCGAGCTGCGCGAGCACGCCCGCGACCTCGCCGACCACCTCGTCACCGGGTTCCCGAACACCGCGCTGCGGCCGGTGCTGGAGGCCGTCGAACGGGCCGACGCGGTGATCGCGGTGACGCCGATCTTCTCGGCGTCCTACAGCGGCCTGTTCAAGACCTTCGTCGACGTGCTCGACCGGGAGGCGCTGGCCGGGACCCCGGTGCTCGTCGCCGCCACCGGCGGCACGGCCCGGCACTCGCTCGCCCTGGAGCACGCCATGCGCCCGCTGTTCGCCCATCTGCGCGCCACCGTCGTCCCGACGGCGGTGTTCGCGGCCCCCGAGGACTGGGGTGCTACCGATGCCACCACCTCGCTGGAGGGGCGGATCGAGCGTGCCGCCGACGAGCTGGCCGGCATCGTGGCCGCCCGCCCGGCGGCCGCACCGACCGACGAGTTCACCGACGTACCCGACTTCACCGCACTGCTGGAGGGATCCCGATCGTGA
- the ectA gene encoding diaminobutyrate acetyltransferase produces MIAPEQAGSPVSGAARSEPAADAGDPSYEIVVPDPADGVDMWRLAVESRTLDANSRYAYVLWCRDFARTSVIARRDDGRAVGYVTGYLRPQAGRTLLVWQVCVDPVARGAGLAGRMLDAVWDRAVADAGVDRMETTITPDNESSIRLFSSFAGRHDTSIEREDLFGPELLGDSHEPEHLYRIGPIARSAGVQDTEGGTT; encoded by the coding sequence ATGATTGCTCCCGAGCAGGCCGGATCTCCGGTGTCCGGTGCTGCACGCTCCGAGCCGGCCGCCGATGCCGGCGACCCGTCCTACGAGATCGTGGTCCCGGACCCGGCCGACGGGGTCGACATGTGGCGGCTCGCCGTCGAGTCGCGGACGCTGGACGCGAACTCCCGCTACGCCTACGTGCTGTGGTGCCGCGACTTCGCGCGCACCTCGGTGATCGCCCGCCGGGACGACGGCCGCGCCGTCGGCTACGTCACCGGCTACCTGCGCCCGCAGGCCGGGCGCACCCTGCTGGTCTGGCAGGTGTGCGTGGACCCGGTCGCGCGGGGCGCCGGGCTGGCCGGCCGCATGCTCGACGCGGTCTGGGACCGGGCGGTCGCCGACGCGGGGGTGGACCGGATGGAGACGACCATCACCCCGGACAACGAGTCGTCCATCCGGCTTTTCAGCTCCTTCGCCGGACGCCATGACACGTCGATCGAGCGCGAGGACCTCTTCGGTCCCGAGCTGCTCGGCGACTCCCACGAGCCGGAGCATCTGTACCGCATCGGCCCGATCGCACGCTCCGCCGGCGTGCAGGACACAGAGGGTGGAACGACATGA
- a CDS encoding HAMP domain-containing sensor histidine kinase produces MDREPGVSVRLRLTLSYAGFLMLAGGLLLAAVWVFLLRGTPAGYLVPDLSNLPLVFERGSFGPAVFGPAAVTVLAFLLMFGLVGGWILAGRMLAPLTRITDAARMASNGSLTHRIRLPGRKDEFRELADAFDSMLAQLDAHVTEQQRFAANASHELRTPLAISKALLDVARTDPHHDTGELVDRLHAVNTRAIDLTEALLLLGRADRRSFTRERVDLSLVAEEAAETLLPLAEKRGVTIETSGAITPTLGSHALLLQLATNLVHNATVHNLPARGTVRVTTSGSRRTVVLTVENTGETLAPELVSTLTEPFQRGTARVGTDHAGAGLGLAIVKSITRAHDGTLTLAPRAAGGLRVTVRLPAAPPRR; encoded by the coding sequence GTGGACCGGGAGCCCGGGGTGAGCGTCCGCCTCAGGCTGACCCTCAGCTATGCCGGGTTCCTCATGCTCGCGGGTGGCCTGCTACTCGCTGCGGTGTGGGTGTTCCTGCTGCGCGGCACGCCTGCCGGCTACCTCGTTCCCGACCTCTCCAACCTCCCGCTCGTCTTCGAACGAGGCAGCTTCGGCCCAGCCGTCTTCGGCCCGGCCGCGGTCACCGTGTTGGCGTTCCTACTGATGTTCGGTCTCGTGGGCGGCTGGATCCTCGCCGGCCGCATGCTCGCCCCGCTGACCCGTATCACCGATGCCGCCCGCATGGCCTCGAACGGATCGCTCACCCACCGGATCCGGCTGCCGGGCCGCAAGGACGAGTTCCGCGAGCTCGCCGACGCCTTCGACAGCATGCTCGCGCAGCTCGACGCACACGTCACCGAACAGCAGCGGTTCGCCGCCAACGCCTCGCACGAGCTGCGCACCCCGCTGGCGATCTCGAAAGCGCTCCTCGACGTCGCCCGCACCGATCCGCACCACGACACCGGTGAACTCGTCGACCGCCTGCATGCCGTCAACACCCGGGCGATCGACCTCACCGAGGCGCTGCTCCTGCTCGGCCGGGCAGACCGGCGGTCGTTCACCCGGGAACGCGTGGACCTGTCCCTCGTCGCGGAGGAGGCGGCCGAGACACTCCTCCCGCTCGCGGAGAAGCGCGGCGTCACCATCGAGACGTCCGGCGCCATCACTCCCACGCTCGGATCGCACGCGCTGCTGCTGCAGCTGGCCACGAACCTCGTGCACAACGCAACCGTCCACAACCTGCCGGCACGGGGCACCGTACGGGTCACGACCAGCGGCAGCCGCCGGACCGTGGTGCTCACCGTCGAGAACACCGGCGAGACGCTCGCACCGGAGCTGGTGTCGACGCTCACCGAGCCGTTCCAGCGCGGCACCGCACGCGTCGGCACCGACCACGCGGGCGCCGGCCTCGGCCTGGCGATCGTCAAGAGCATCACCCGGGCGCACGACGGAACCCTTACCCTCGCCCCACGGGCCGCCGGCGGGCTCCGCGTCACGGTACGACTGCCTGCCGCACCACCACGCAGGTGA